The sequence CTGGGACAAATTGAAAGGGCAGAATCCAACCCTACTGTTACTACTTTATGGAAAATAGCAAAAGGGCTAAATATTTCCTTCTCCTCTTTAGTTGAACATGAAAAAAAACCTTTCAAGGTAGTAAGACAAAAAAATATCATCCCCATAATCGGAGATGAACAAGAATATAAAGTTTATACTATATTTCCATTCGATGAACAAAGAAAAATAGAAGTATTCGATGTTCATTTTTCCCCAGGCTGCATACTCAAATCTGAATCCCATATAAATGAAGTATTTGAATATGTACTGGTATACAAAGGCAGTTTAGAAATAACAATAGAAGATAAATCCATCAAACTTCAAACCAATGATGCAATTAAATTTTATGCTGATAAATCCCATATATATAAAAATATATCAAAAGGCACTACAAAAATGCACAATATTATTTTTTACGGCTGAATACTGCCATCTACTCCTATAACAATTTCACTATAGGGCACTATCAACTCAGCATCTAGCATAGCTCTTTTTACTGCTGCAACTATACCGTTGCAGCAAGGTACTGTCATCCTCACAACGGTAATGCTCTTTATCCTATGCTTTTTTAATATATCAGCTATCTTCTGTTGGTAATAGTTGTTATCATCTAATTTAGGACAACCTATCAATGTTATCCTTCCCTTTATAAAATCCTTGTGAAAATTTCCATATGCATATGCAGTACAGTCTGCAGCTATCAATATATCAGCATCATCAAAATATGCGGCATCGGTATTCACCAAGTTCAACTGCACAGGCCATTGATTTAATTCAGATGCAACATCGGCTTTATCGGAAGATACGCTAGTTGTCCCCTGTTGCCCTGTCTTCTTTTTTATAGTTTTTGTCATACTGCCCGGACATGTTCCTTGACAGAACGATTCGGATTTTCGCTTTTTTTGTTCCAATCTCTTTTTGACTGCTTGTTCATCATAAGGTTTGCTTTCCCTCTCCACTATTCGTATCGCCCCTGTGGGACATTCGGGTAAACAATCACCCAGCCCGTCACAATATTCTTCCGATACTAATTTAGCCTTGCCATCCACCATCTCAATAGCCCCTTCATGACATGCTTGAGCACAAAGACCGCATCCGTTGCACTTTTCCTCATCTATATGGATAATTTTCCTCTTCATTCAAATTTCACCCCCATCATTTATAGTTGACTTCATTATAACAAAATTATTTCTAATACTCAGTAACAATTGTTACAGGATAATACGTATATCTTATTAAAAAATTATATTGTACTTTATGATATAATAATGATTTGATTATCACCTATCAGATATTTTGGAGGAGGAAGATATGGAAAACTTTAAAGAAATCTGGGA is a genomic window of Clostridia bacterium containing:
- a CDS encoding 4Fe-4S dicluster domain-containing protein, which codes for MKRKIIHIDEEKCNGCGLCAQACHEGAIEMVDGKAKLVSEEYCDGLGDCLPECPTGAIRIVERESKPYDEQAVKKRLEQKKRKSESFCQGTCPGSMTKTIKKKTGQQGTTSVSSDKADVASELNQWPVQLNLVNTDAAYFDDADILIAADCTAYAYGNFHKDFIKGRITLIGCPKLDDNNYYQQKIADILKKHRIKSITVVRMTVPCCNGIVAAVKRAMLDAELIVPYSEIVIGVDGSIQP
- a CDS encoding XRE family transcriptional regulator, with amino-acid sequence MQDLNKTIAENLLTLRKQKGLSLSGLSEATGVSKSMLGQIERAESNPTVTTLWKIAKGLNISFSSLVEHEKKPFKVVRQKNIIPIIGDEQEYKVYTIFPFDEQRKIEVFDVHFSPGCILKSESHINEVFEYVLVYKGSLEITIEDKSIKLQTNDAIKFYADKSHIYKNISKGTTKMHNIIFYG